One Pichia kudriavzevii chromosome 3, complete sequence genomic window carries:
- a CDS encoding uncharacterized protein (PKUD0C08295): protein MLRLLVTRNNLMGRGGAFAHVSTRSATTITSPNDKKLINLLARLDKFENESQIFDKLDELYLLSERKGFFNLNSNNLEFLSNNNKITNKMTNLYNFNDLNQLVHSQFLNPLMVNQMPVVAPNNINELRNSLKLKPQPRAGTNASLKTNLFQSNQYSFKPNVASIANAIPGLNAFSSPMSTGGSNKPVDSYINLLQGLAKNDVELKQKIEQILEAFDKEDDYFFNYVLEFWISGKSFNKIKAQKMQQKVGDGQLPSNLTMS, encoded by the coding sequence ATGCTAAGACTATTGGTGACTAGAAACAACCTTATGGGTAGGGGAGGCGCATTTGCACATGTCTCCACCAGATCGGCAACCACAATCACCTCCCCGAACGATAAGAAGCTCATCAATTTGCTTGCTAGATTggacaaatttgaaaatgaatcCCAGATCTTTGATAAGTTGGACGAGCTCTATCTATTGAGTGAACGGAAGGGGttcttcaacttgaacTCAAacaatttggaatttctatctaataacaacaaaataacaaacaaaatGACCAATTTGTACAACTTCAACGATTTGAACCAGTTGGTCCATTCACAGTTTCTAAATCCTCTAATGGTGAACCAGATGCCAGTTGTTGCTCCTAACAATATCAACgaattgagaaattccCTAAAGTTAAAGCCTCAGCCCCGTGCTGGTACAAATGCATCTTTAAAGACAAACTTATTTCAATCGAACCAATATTCCTTCAAACCTAACGTTGCCTCCATAGCCAATGCCATTCCTGGCTTGAATGCCTTCTCCTCGCCGATGAGCACAGGTGGATCCAATAAACCAGTGGATAGTTACATCAATTTACTCCAAGGTTTGGCCAAAAACgatgttgaattgaaacaaaagattgaacaaattcttgaagcatttgataaagaagacgattactttttcaattacGTTTTGGAGTTCTGGATTAGCGGAAAATCcttcaataaaataaagGCCCAAAAGATGCAACAAAAAGTTGGAGATGGCCAACTACCTTCCAATTTAACCATGTCTTAA
- a CDS encoding uncharacterized protein (PKUD0C08300; similar to Saccharomyces cerevisiae YDL021W (GPM2) and YOL056W (GPM3); ancestral locus Anc_3.172): MPYLLLLRHGQSQFNQDSKFCGWINAPLTEKGEEQASNTALMIESHSLTRDISLHLCVTSRLQRAVETSNIILQKMDRLDMDVIKTWRLNERHYGSFQGKRKNEVLQEYGQEQYMYIRRAYNGCPPECDVTSDAYRDTLKIARFDNELKTHPELVPRCESLKMVIERLDPFWRNEILSTIKRNENVLCVTHGSVVRAMLKILYELTEDEVEHLNIPNGMPILIEIDAKTLKPVGKQWTYLEPEKARLEAERVKLEGMNH; this comes from the coding sequence ATGCCATACTTATTGTTACTACGTCATGGACAATCACAGTTTAACCAAGATTCCAAATTTTGCGGTTGGATTAATGCACCCCTAACGGAGAAAGGTGAAGAACAGGCATCCAATACAGCTCTCATGATAGAATCGCATTCATTGACAAGGGACATTTCTCTTCATCTATGTGTCACGTCCAGATTGCAGCGTGCCGTTGAAACTTCAAACATCATCTTACAGAAGATGGACCGGCTAGATATGGATGTCATTAAAACGTGGAGACTGAACGAGAGACATTATGGGTCTTTCCAAgggaagaggaagaatgAGGTGTTGCAGGAATATGGACAAGAGCAGTACATGTACATCAGAAGAGCCTATAACGGGTGTCCACCCGAATGTGATGTTACGAGTGATGCCTATAGAGACACATTGAAGATTGCGAGGTTTGACAACGAATTGAAGACGCATCCGGAACTAGTACCACGGTGTGAGAGTTTAAAGATGGTCATTGAGAGGCTAGATCCCTTTTGGAGGAACGAGATTCTCTCCACAATCAAAAGGAACGAAAACGTGCTATGTGTTACACACGGATCGGTTGTACGAGCAATGTTAAAGATCCTCTACGAGCTAACTGAGGATGAAGTGGAGCACTTGAACATTCCGAACGGAATGCCGATTCTCATTGAAATAGACGCCAAAACCCTAAAGCCAGTGGGTAAGCAGTGGACGTACCTCGAGCCGGAGAAGGCACGTTTAGAGGCAGAACGGGTTAAATTGGAAGGTATGAATCACTGA
- a CDS encoding uncharacterized protein (PKUD0C08290): MIFMRQCKLAILQGPKSNIYPRILYSKAQQLRFQSSFNSSSFTADDMFESRLEILEKNTEEEFLKKPKLESQVETNKKIMELYESIENYQRSIYDFNKLSPGKNVYIKRSNELIKKILTDPKTNFDDQLLEELFVKQPLFPTLETIIKSYYSKGSSIYIPSKLSLIPFRKLLWDAQFQQALDYVELTNGNKRYIEHRKKGLKNIFKIFGGSIVGFIGMIHGYVSVFHPEIIHSGVGGTSFGIYGIYACIATYLVNCGFLAGLAFSSKGLENGNLMFKQSTMPHEWYLKVDQMKMCSKILEADAEINGIDGFATRDVVSRIQKMGFEVNEPEQEVMLRQYWYSSGEGFMWVEPDIDPAEIEWWKHLDDIGVKKVWDQDLNKIEEADACDDNISDDDVTELLIPDDKK; this comes from the coding sequence ATGATTTTTATGAGGCAATGCAAGCTTGCTATTCTGCAAGGACCGAAAAGCAACATTTATCCTCGAATTTTGTATTCTAAAGCTCAGCAGTTGAGGTTTCAATCATCATTTAATAGCAGTTCGTTTACTGCAGATGACATGTTTGAATCCCGATTGGAAAttttagagaaaaatacCGAAGAGGAGTTCTTAAAGAAACCCAAACTAGAATCACAGGTGGAAaccaacaagaaaattATGGAGCTTTATGAATCTATTGAGAACTACCAACGATCAATTtatgatttcaataaacTATCGCCTGGTAAGAACGTATATATCAAGAGAAGTAACGAACTTATCAAAAAGATACTAACTGATCCTAAAACCAATTTTGACGACCAATTGTTGGAGGAGCTCTTTGTCAAGCAACCATTATTTCCGACTTTAGAGACCATCATCAAATCATATTATTCCAAAGGATCATCAATTTACATACCATCTAAGCTATCACTAATACCATTCAGAAAACTACTATGGGATGCACAGTTTCAGCAGGCTTTAGACTATGTAGAGCTGACTAACGGTAATAAGAGATACATCGAGCACAGAAAAAAGGGACTaaaaaatatcttcaagATATTTGGAGGATCGATTGTTGGATTTATTGGAATGATTCATGGATATGTAAGTGTTTTCCATCCGGAAATCATACATTCAGGTGTAGGTGGCACATCATTCGGTATATATGGTATATATGCCTGTATTGCTACCTATTTAGTGAACTGTGGGTTTTTGGCAGGTCTAGCATTCAGTTCCAAAGGTTTAGAGAATGGTAACCTAATGTTCAAGCAGTCTACCATGCCTCATGAGTGGTATTTGAAAGTTGATCAAATGAAGATGTGCTCGAAAATCCTAGAAGCAGACGCCGAGATTAATGGAATTGATGGATTTGCAACTAGAGATGTTGTTAGTAGGATTCAGAAGATGGGATTTGAAGTCAACGAACCTGAACAAGAAGTGATGTTGAGACAATATTGGTATTCCTCTGGTGAGGGGTTTATGTGGGTGGAGCCAGATATTGATCCTGCTGAAATCGAATGGTGGAAACACCTAGATGACATTGGCGTTAAAAAGGTCTGGGATCAAGACCTTAATAAAATTGAGGAGGCTGATGCATGTGACGATAATATCAGTGACGATGATGTCACTGAGCTATTGATTCCGGATGATAAGAAGTAG
- a CDS encoding uncharacterized protein (PKUD0C08270; similar to Saccharomyces cerevisiae YNL262W (POL2); ancestral locus Anc_1.94), protein MSLRGNSKGSSSARFVRNKRTNYQQNNDEHPQFQVNYNDFSGRLSDRNGNNVFSDRDMERMNQVREIDQIDAIFGFEKFESGPRKKGWLCNMHPTLIQDDESHKQLSAVDYYFLDEEGGSFKVCLQFDPYFLVMCPPSKETELEEWLRRTLENTVKTITTIQKEDLDLANHLTGKKRTLVKLEFNNISDLLDARRVLQPYIKKNKEKKESNDIYKSANLNYNSIMKDNSENDDLLMDIEETENIDFKYTDASELMLDLREYDVPYHVRVSIDQNIRVGKWYDVEVTPSNTVITEDTEKIAFADPVVLAFDIETTKAPLKFPDSSIDQIMMISYMIDGDGFLITNRSIISEDIQDFEYTPKPEYPGEFMIFNEPNEKAVIEKFFQHIRDVRPTVIATFNGDFFDWPFVENRARYHGLDMFKEIGFAKDAEEEYKSSYCTHMDCFRWVKRDSYLPQGSQGLKAVTTAKLGYNPTELDPELMTPYAYEHPQLLSEYSVSDAVATYYLYYKYVHPFIFSLCTIIPLTPDEVLRKGTGTLCEMLLMVQAYLQNILLPNKHMDPPERFYNGHLLESETYVGGHVESLEAGVFRADLKNHFNIDPTAVDEVVADLRKALEFAIVVEGGKKLEDITNFDEVYNEIKSQLLQLKEKVKRYETPLIYHVDVASMYPNIMTTNRLQPDSMKTEEDCASCDFNRPDKKCDRRLTWAWRGEYYPAESNEYNMIKNAAQSELFPPKFPGGPKRRFNDLPYPEQVSQIKKRVADYSRKIYHRLKCTEIVEREAIVCQRENPFYVNTVRSFRDRRYDFKGLTKVWKNKIKDINPKDKHAIDEAKKMVVLYDSLQLAHKVILNSFYGYVMRKGSRWYSMEMAGITCLTGSTIIQMARKLVQRFGRPLEIDTDGIWCIFPSSFPEEYNFKLRNGKTFSGSYPCSMLNYLVHERFTNHQYQTLIDPDKYRYEIKSDNSIFFEVDGPYKAMVLPTSKEEGKGLKKRYAVFNFDGSLAELKGFELKRRGELQLIKNFQSDIFKLFLEGDTLEGCYQSVANVANRWLDVLDTKGRMLEDEDLIELICENRSMSKKLEEYGSQKSTSITTARRLGEFLGEEMVKDAGLACKYVIVSKPLGSPITERAIPTTIFSSEIEVKSKYLRRWLRDPSLTDFDPRSMIDWDYYRERLASVVQKIITIPAALQGVRNPCPRVEHPDWLRRRIAISDDKMKQSSLGSFFKAIPKGTKAPVPVSSADIEDFGTTPIGNGKKIAKVTSKKRRNTDEVILEEEEHAIYNGKMPDPLVDYIAFLKYQKIKWKIKAKERERRERIFGRGSLSTSSSITVNGIMKNQAENYLKSVWQIVEYKKDPLRPDKLKAFVLINGKLQTVQIQIPIKIYLNFKNNEDFPKDQIDFCEATKTNAVLPTGTDDGKPIYKLVMPYNVYESEKERTNSILNSTNVEGIYESQIDISERAIMELGSCIKFDDNKVHNLMKSFERGFDQSDLRMLPPDGYLSRFSMGVLYLLHVVSNSYEIFTLFNTNDSSAFVFILKPSINAQQLPDSFESVYKNIFEEKKQVIDKLYGIIDYKSEIKFEVQYFSDVSKIYKKMTSKLTNIVANSASKMLFVIQSHIASKLQQIFKVTTDLPTIKMGISEIQVQALTWHLVIIKRVANHYLSLSTWLKKLINLSKYTNVPLCNLNVDNIGYLIDISFARRLSENNIVLWWSQNPVPDYGGSENDSILSTMDETLKFPVLNRPEIYETVCLEIEIKNLTVNTILSSSLINEAEGVFISENGDNNNSTFAENSFSGPSLSVLRGMIQSWWDDAIKDIGEADALISSFLKWCSTSTSYLYDSSLHYHIHNLTNKSMVQLLREFRRMGSAIVFADRNRVIVKTNKTAVENSYAYGQYVVSSVRSKPLFNLLELVVVRYWDMLVWMDRHNFAGSFTSEIYDSTTKPSHHEIESEKDFNDDENKLEYVSKWQIKNYLPIILHEEFEDWVLMFLDALIKNRKKHYEGNTNETKSQKRQTQIAQILMQQKNVEEELDVEKINKEGLTSYFRKPLLKRINKLIKKQEDMINDPEMIKEYEFPTLPGSYLNLSNPTLELVKYLCQIFSLSKRRNMEIRMLRRDLLKLFGIMEFSEEGMFKNPSTSLIIAEVICDACYYIRDIDVCKDDENILWRCTNCDREYGKLIIEERLIYELNKLLVQYFSQDYKCEKCGEMRSDELSNHCQCSGKWVNTVDMKELKKKFRIFANVSDAYNFDLLRQLVAEVI, encoded by the coding sequence ATGTCATTACGTGGAAACTCTAAAGGCTCTTCCTCGGCTCGGTTTGTGAGAAATAAACGCACAAATTATCAGCAAAATAATGATGAGCATCCTCAATTTCAAGTTAACTACAATGATTTCTCCGGTAGATTGTCTGATAGAAATGGGAACAATGTATTTAGTGATAGGGATATGGAAAGGATGAATCAAGTTAGAGAAATAGATCAAATTGATGCAATTTTTGgctttgaaaaatttgaatcaGGACCAAGGAAGAAGGGGTGGCTTTGTAATATGCATCCTACTTTAATTCAAGACGATGAATCACACAAACAACTTTCTGCTGTCGATTATTACTTTCTCGATGAAGAGGGTGGTTCATTTAAAGTTTGTTTGCAATTTGATCCTTATTTTTTAGTTATGTGTCCACCTAGTAAGGAAACAGAGTTGGAAGAATGGTTGAGAAGAACTTTAGAAAATACAGTGAAAACCATCACGACCATCCAAAAggaagatttggatttggCTAACCATTTGACGGGCAAAAAGAGAACTCTGGTTAAGTTAGAGTTTAACAATATATCTGATTTGTTGGACGCTAGAAGAGTATTGCAACCATACatcaaaaagaacaaggagaaaaaagaaagcaaTGATATCTATAAATCCGCAAATCTCAACTACAATAGTATAATGAAGGACAACTCAGAGAATGACGATCTTTTGATGGACATTGAAGAAACCGAAAATATAGATTTCAAGTACACAGACGCATCGGAACTGATGCTGGATCTTAGAGAGTACGATGTTCCTTATCATGTTAGAGTTTCAATAGATCAAAACATCAGAGTCGGAAAATGGTATGATGTCGAAGTTACCCCTTCGAACACCGTCATCACCGAAGATACTGAGAAAATTGCCTTTGCAGATCCCGTCGTTTTGGCATTTGATATCGAGACAACGAAAGCGCCATTGAAATTCCCAGATTCCtcaattgatcaaattatgatgatttcttatATGATAGACGGTGACGGTTTTCTTATCACAAATAGATCCATCATATCAGAGGACATTCAAGATTTCGAGTATACCCCCAAACCAGAGTACCCTGGTGAATTTATGATCTTTAATGAGCCCAATGAAAAGGCAgtgattgaaaaattcttCCAGCATATAAGAGACGTTAGGCCCACTGTTATTGCTACATTTAACggtgatttttttgattggCCCTTCGTTGAAAATCGAGCTAGGTATCACGGCCTGGACATGTTCAAGGAGATTGGGTTTGCGAAAGATGCAGAAGAGGAGTATAAATCAAGCTATTGCACACATATGGATTGCTTTCGATGGGTCAAACGTGATTCCTACTTACCTCAAGGTTCGCAGGGTTTAAAGGCCGTTACAACAGCAAAATTGGGCTACAACCCGACTGAGTTGGATCCCGAACTGATGACCCCATACGCCTATGAACATCCCCAGTTGTTGTCTGAATATTCTGTTTCCGATGCTGTGGCAACTTACTACCTTTACTACAAATACGTCCATCCTTTTATCTTCTCCCTCTGTACTATTATTCCCCTAACTCCTGATGAAGTCTTGAGAAAAGGTACTGGTACATTATGTgagatgttgttgatggttCAAGCTTATTTGCAGAATATCTTATTGCCTAACAAACATATGGATCCACCGGAAAGATTTTACAATGGACATTTGTTAGAATCAGAAACCTATGTTGGTGGGCATGTTGAATCATTAGAAGCCGGTGTTTTCAGAGcggatttgaagaatcacTTTAACATCGATCCAACCgctgttgatgaagttgtCGCTGATTTAAGGAAAGCTCTAGAGTTTGCTATTGTTGTGGAAGGTGGTAAAAAACTAGAAGATATCACTAATTTTGATGAGGTATACAATGAAATAAAGTCGCAACTACTACAGCTTAAAGAGAAAGTCAAAAGATACGAAACACCCTTGATTTATCACGTCGATGTGGCTTCCATGTATCCGAACATTATGACTACCAATCGTTTGCAACCTGATTCCATGAAAactgaagaagattgtGCTTCGTGTGATTTTAACAGGCCCGATAAGAAATGTGATAGAAGATTAACATGGGCATGGAGGGGTGAATATTATCCGGCAGAATCAAACGAATACAATATGATAAAAAATGCAGCACAGAGTGAATTGTTTCCACCGAAGTTTCCCGGAGGACCCAAACGACGTTTTAATGATCTTCCCTATCCTGAGcaagtttctcaaataaagaaaagggTTGCCGATTATTCTAGAAAGATTTATCACAGACTAAAATGTACCGAAATTGTTGAGCGTGAGGCAATTGTCTgtcaaagagaaaatcCGTTCTATGTAAATACAGTCAGAAGCTTCCGGGATAGACGGTATGATTTTAAAGGATTGACTAAAGTTTGgaagaacaaaatcaaagatattaACCCAAAAGATAAGCatgcaattgatgaagcCAAGAAAATGGTTGTTTTGTATGATTCCCTGCAGTTGGCTCATAAAgttattttgaattctttcTATGGCTATGTCATGCGTAAAGGTTCAAGATGGTATTCCATGGAAATGGCAGGTATTACATGTCTCACAGGTTCCACAATTATCCAAATGGCGAGAAAGTTGGTCCAAAGATTTGGTAGGCCGTTGGAGATTGATACAGATGGTATTTGGTGTATCTTTCCTTCCAGTTTCCCTGAGGAGTATAACTTCAAGCTGCGGAATGGTAAAACATTCTCTGGCTCTTACCCTTGTTCTATGCTAAACTATTTGGTTCATGAGAGATTTACAAACCATCAGTATCAAACATTAATTGATCCGGATAAATATCGATATGAAATAAAGTCCGATAActctatattttttgaagttgatggtCCGTACAAAGCCATGGTTTTACCAACATCAAAGGAAGAAGGTAAaggtttgaagaagagatatgctgttttcaattttgatggGTCGCTTGCCGAATTGAAGGGTTTCGAATTAAAAAGAAGAGGTGAGTTGCAACTAATTAAAAATTTCCaatctgatatttttaaGTTGTTTCTAGAGGGCGACACCTTAGAAGGGTGTTATCAGTCAGTTGCCAATGTTGCAAATAGATGGTTAGATGTTTTGGACACTAAAGGGAGGATGttggaagatgaagatcTAATTGAACTAATTTGTGAAAATAGAAGCATGTCCAAGAAATTGGAGGAATATGGCAGCCAGAAATCCACATCTATCACGACAGCTAGAAGATTAGGTGAGTTTTTGGGTGAGGAAATGGTCAAAGACGCAGGATTGGCGTGTAAATATGTCATTGTTTCCAAGCCATTGGGCAGCCCCATCACAGAGCGTGCAATTCCCACTACGATCTTTTcatctgaaattgaagttaAAAGCAAATACTTAAGGAGGTGGCTTCGTGATCCTTCATTGACCGATTTTGATCCAAGGTCAATGATTGATTGGGATTATTATAGGGAACGTTTAGCTTCTGTTGTTCAGAAGATTATTACCATTCCTGCTGCTTTGCAAGGTGTGCGGAATCCGTGTCCTAGAGTTGAGCATCCTGACTGGTTGAGAAGGAGAATCGCTATTTCTGATGATAAGATGAAACAGAGTTCGTTGGGTTCCTTTTTCAAAGCAATACCTAAGGGAACAAAGGCACCTGTTCCTGTATCATCGGCTGATATCGAAGATTTTGGAACCACTCCTATAGGAAATGGTAAAAAGATAGCAAAGGTTACAtctaaaaaaagaaggaataCTGACGAAGTTATTctagaggaagaagaacaCGCAATCTATAATGGCAAAATGCCAGATCCATTAGTTGATTACATTGCTTTCTTAAAATACCAGAAGAtcaaatggaaaataaaagcaaaagaaagggaaagaagagaaagaattTTTGGTAGAGGAAGTTTATCCACCAGTTCGTCCATAACTGTAAATGGCATCATGAAAAACCAAGCAGAAAATTACCTCAAGTCAGTCTGGCAGATCGTTGAATACAAGAAGGATCCTCTTCGTCCTGATAAATTAAAGGCATTTGTTCTCATCAATGGTAAGCTGCAAACCGTTCAAATTCAGATTCCcataaaaatatatttgaacttcaaaaacaatgaagattttCCTAAGGATCAGATTGACTTTTGTGAAGCTACCAAAACAAATGCCGTCTTGCCAACCGGTACAGATGATGGAAAACCAATATATAAATTAGTGATGCCGTATAATGTCTATGAAAGTGAGAAGGAGAGAACAAATAGTATACTGAACTCAACAAATGTTGAAGGGATTTACGAGTCGCAAATAGATATCTCAGAACGTGCGATCATGGAATTAGGCTCTTGTATCAAGTTTGATGATAACAAAGTTCACAACCTGAtgaaatcttttgaaagagGGTTTGACCAGAGTGATCTTAGAATGCTACCACCGGATGGTTACTTGTCTAGGTTTTCCATGGGTGTACTTTATCTACTACACGTTGTATCGAATTCATATGAAATATTCACTCTTTTCAACACCAATGACAGCTCTGCatttgttttcattcttAAACCCTCTATCAACGCCCAACAATTACCTGATAGTTTTGAAAGTGTGTacaaaaacatttttgaagaaaagaaacaagtCATTGACAAACTCTATGGTATCATTGATTATAAATCCGAGATTAAGTTCGAAGTTCAGTATTTCTCGGATGTAAGTAAAATCTACAAGAAGATGACCTCCAAACTTACGAATATTGTTGCTAATTCAGCATCTAAGATGTTATTTGTTATTCAATCCCATATTGCATCTAAATTACAACAGATCTTTAAGGTGACAACCGATTTACCGACCATAAAAATGGGAATATCTGAAATTCAAGTACAGGCATTAACTTGGCATTTGGTGATTATCAAAAGAGTTGCCAATCATTACCTTTCCCTATCTACatggttgaagaagcttATAAATTTATCTAAATACACAAATGTCCCGCTCTGTAACTTGAACGTGGATAATATTGGTTACTTGATAGATATTAGTTTTGCAAGAAGGCTGAGTGAGAATAACATTGTCCTTTGGTGGTCTCAAAACCCCGTTCCTGATTACGGTGGGTCTGAGAACGATAGTATCTTATCCACCATGGACGAAACCCTGAAATTCCCTGTTTTAAATAGGCCTGAAATATATGAAACCGTTTgtcttgaaattgaaatcaagaatttaaCTGTGAATACTATTTTGTCTTCCTCTTTGATTAATGAAGCAGAGGGAGTCTTCATTTCAGAGAATGGTGATAACAATAACTCTACCTTTGCTGAAAACAGTTTTTCGGGTCCTTCTTTGTCTGTTTTAAGAGGAATGATTCAATCCTGGTGGGATGATGCAATTAAAGATATTGGAGAAGCAGACGCTCTTATTAGCTCATTTTTGAAGTGGTGTTCTACCAGCACTTCCTATTTATACGATTCGTCATTGCATTATCATATTCACAACCTTACAAATAAATCGATGGTACAATTATTACGTGAGTTTAGAAGAATGGGATCAGCTATTGTATTTGCTGATAGGAACAGGGTTATAGTtaaaaccaacaaaacGGCTGTTGAAAATTCATATGCTTATGGACAGTATGTTGTCTCTAGCGTTAGATCAAAGCCGTTATTTAACCTACTTGAGCTTGTAGTAGTTAGGTACTGGGACATGTTAGTTTGGATGGATAGACATAATTTTGCAGGAAGTTTTACATCGGAAATATATGATTCAACTACAAAACCGAGCCATCATGAAATCGAAAGCGAAAAGGACTTtaacgatgatgaaaacaagtTAGAGTATGTCTCAAAATggcaaataaaaaactaTTTGCCAATTATTTTAcatgaagaatttgaagattgggtgttgatgtttttggACGCCTTAATcaaaaataggaaaaaacaCTATGAAGGTAATACCAATGAAACTAAGTCACAGAAAAGACAAACTCAAATTGCTCAAATATTGATGCAACAAAAGAATGTTGAGGAAGAGTTAGATGTCgagaaaatcaataagGAAGGTTTAACCTCCTATTTCCGGAAGCCATTGCTAAAGAGAATTAACAAGCTGATCAAGAAACAGGAAGATATGATAAATGATCCGGAAATGATCAAAGAGTATGAATTTCCTACATTACCAGGATCGTATTTAAACTTATCAAACCCAACCTTGGAATTAGTCAAATATCTGTGCCAAATATTCTCCttatcaaaaagaagaaatatgGAGATCCGTATGTTGCGTAGGGATCTATTGAAACTATTTGGTATTATGGAATTCAGCGAAGAAGGTATGTTTAAAAATCCTTCAACGTCTTTGATAATTGCTGAAGTTATATGTGATGCTTGCTATTATATAAGAGATATTGATGTTTGcaaagatgatgaaaatattttgtGGAGATGCACCAACTGTGATCGAGAGTACGGTAAATTAATTATAGAGGAGCGGTTAATTTACGAACTGAATAAATTATTGGTTCAATACTTTTCCCAAGACTAtaaatgtgaaaaatgTGGTGAAATGAGAAGTGATGAGTTATCTAACCACTGTCAATGTTCCGGCAAATGGGTAAATACAGTAGACATGAAGGaactaaagaaaaagttcCGTATTTTTGCCAACGTTTCCGATGCTTATAATTTCGACTTATTGAGGCAACTTGTAGCTGAAGTTATATAG
- a CDS encoding uncharacterized protein (PKUD0C08280; similar to Saccharomyces cerevisiae YOR145C (PNO1); ancestral locus Anc_5.482), with translation MAAPTAIKASLNANVLDVSNKPQFQEDGDAILIDTNIEDIQQEQQNQEQNKTQEIQGRQPSAGLVLDETGKPKFQSQADAGTKVKLESRKVPIPPHRMAPLKASWTKIYPPLVEYLKLQVRMNLRSRAVELRSCKKTTDPGALQKGADFIKAFSLGFDTDDAIALLRLDDLYIESFEIKDVKTLQGDHLSRAIGRIAGKDGRTKFAIENATRTRIVLADSKVHILGGFTHIKMAREAVMSLILGSPPGKVYGNLRTIASRLKERY, from the coding sequence ATGGCTGCACCTACTGCTATAAAAGCTAGTCTGAACGCAAATGTTTTGGACGTTTCAAATAAACCTCAATTTCAAGAGGACGGCGATGCCATTCTAATTGATActaatattgaagatatccAACAAGAGCAACAAAATCAGGAGCAAAATAAGACACAGGAAATACAAGGAAGGCAGCCAAGTGCCGGTTTAGTTCTTGATGAAACGGGGAAGCCTAAATTTCAGTCTCAAGCTGACGCAGGAACAAAGGTCAAACTTGAATCACGTAAAGTCCCAATCCCACCTCACAGGATGGCCCCATTAAAGGCTTCATGGACAAAGATATACCCTCCTTTagttgaatatttgaagcTACAAGTTAGAATGAACTTGAGAAGTAGAGCCGTCGAACTCAGATCATGTAAAAAGACAACTGATCCAGGGGCGTTACAGAAAGGTGCCGACTTCATCAAAGCTTTCTCACTAGGATTTGATACTGACGATGCAATTGCACTACTAAGACTGGATGATTTGTATATTGAATcctttgaaatcaaagatgtTAAGACTTTACAAGGTGACCATTTATCACGTGCTATTGGACGTATTGCGGGTAAAGACGGCAGAACTAAatttgcaattgaaaatgcaacCAGAACAAGAATTGTATTGGCGGATTCCAAAGTTCATATTTTAGGGGGTTTCACTCACATTAAGATGGCCAGAGAAGCGGTGatgagtttgattttgggTTCCCCACCTGGTAAGGTCTATGGTAATCTAAGAACAATTGCTTCCAGATTGAAGGAAAGATATTga